GGCTCTCAGATAGTCGCGGGTAGCAGGGTAGCCGGCAGTTACCTGGGCACCGCCACCAGGGTGGGCGGCGAGGTCACCACTAGCGTAATATCGGATTACTCCAACAAGTACCACCTGGGCTTCCTAGGCCATAGTTACGTCGGCAGGTGGGTCAACATAGGCGCCGGCTCGATAACCTCTAATCTGAAGAACACATACGGCGAGGTCAAGGTGAGGGGAGCTTCTACAGGGCTGAGCAGGATAGGGGCCTTCATAGGGGATCACGCTAAGCTCTCCATAGGAACCCTCACTTACGCTGGTACTGTGATAGGCACCGCATCCCACGTCCACGGCTTGGTGAGGGAGGAGGTACCTCCTTTCACGATATACGGGAGGAGCTTGGGCTGGGAGCCCGTGGAGATAGAGCTGGATTCTGTTATAAGGACCTACAGGAGGATGGCCCCCAGGAGGAACTTGGAGCCGGATCCCAGGGAGGAGAAGCTCCTCGAATTGCTTTTCGAGAGGACTGAGGATCTCAGGAGGAGGATGGGAGTCAGGAAAGGTAGGCTAGGGTGAAGCCGGGTGGGGGATTCGAACCCCCGTCCACGGGTCTGCAGCCCGCTGCCTATGCCGCTCGGCCAACCCGGCGATTCAATTATACGGCTGGATCTAATAACCTTTGCCATCAGCTGGCGTCAATATAACCAAAATATTCTAAAAATTTTTAACTTTAAATGCACAATTTTTCATTAATATATTTCAATATTTGAAATTTTTATAATAAATTTCCCTAAAAACTCCTCATCCCTCGCCTGCGGTCCTGGGAAATTTTATATTTGGGAAGCGTTGGGGAGAGTAGAGCCCCCAGGGCCCGTAGCTCAGCAAGGATAGAGCGGCGGCCTCCTAAGCCGCAGGCCGAGGGTTCGAGTCCCTCCGGGCCCGCCATTGAGCGGCCGTAGTCTAGCCTGGACAGGATGCCGGCCCCCCAAGCCGGCGACCCGGGTTCAAATCCCGGCGGCCGCATCCCTAAGCCGGGGTGAGGTAGCCTGGTAACCTGGGGGCCTGTGGAGCCCTTAACCCGGGTTCAAATCCCGGCCCCGGCCTCCCAAAGCGCAACTTTTTAAGTTCTTTCTTTCAATCCTCTTTTCATCGAGACTAACTTTTGAGTGGACCCGGCGGGACTCGAACCCGCGGCCTCCGGCTTGCAAAGCCGGCGCTCTACCGCCTGAGCTACGGGCCCCTCCTCACTGGAATTTCGCATTAAAAAACCTTAGCCCCGCTACCCCGAAATATTCGCTAAATAAATTTCCAATAGATCCATTTAAATTTAAATTTCAAAGCTTTTGGTGGGGCGGCCTCATCTTACTTGATCGAATGCTTTATGGCGATCGCGAGCCACACTTTCGTCGGGCCCGGACCTTAGTTTAAATATGGGCATCCTGCCACTCTGTAGAGAGAGGAAGCTTGAGGTAGGGGATGAGGTTTGAAGTCAATGATAAGGACCGCTACTAGGAGAGTTGATGAGGGAGTTAGGGAGATCCCCCAGAAGGTATCGCCTGAGGACTCGAGCCTGAAGGAATTCCTGGAGAAAGTCAAGGCCAGGATCGTGATAATGGGGGTAGGAGGGGGAGGAAGCAACACTATAACTAGGCTGAACGCTATAGGGATAGATTCAGTTGAGACAGTCGCCGTCAATACGGATGCTCAGCACCTACTCATAACGACAGCCGATAGGAAGCTCCTGATAGGCAAGGAGCTATGCGGTGGCAACGGATCCGGAGGGGATCCGCACATAGGCGAGGAAGCGGCTAGAGAGAGCGCGGATGAGATTGAGGAATTCCTGAGTGGCAGCGATCTCTTATTCATAATGGCGGGCTTGGGAGGCGGTACTGGGACAGGGGCCTCCCCGGTCATAGCGGAGATAGGTAAGAGGGTCGGAGCCGCTGTAGTATCTGTGGTGACGCTTCCGTTCACCGCTGAAGGAGCGAAGAAGAGGGAAATCGCTATGAAAGGATTAGCTAAATTGGCATCGGTCTCAGATACTATAGTAGTGGTGAATAACGATAAGATCCTGGAGATAGCGAAGGAGTTGCCACTCTATCAGGCCTTCTTCATATCCGATGAGATAGTGGCTAGAGCTGTGAAAGGAGTCGTGGAGCTCGTCGTGAAGCCTGGTCTCGTGAACGTCGATCTGGCCGATCTCAGGAACGTTATAGAGAGCGGAGGGCCAGCCGTCCTTACCTTCGGGGAGAGCGATGGTGAGAACAGGGCTATGGAGGCTGTCGATGACGCTTTAGGCAATCCACTGCTCGATGCCGATATATCCGGAGGGAAGGCGGCCATAATCAACATAACCTCCGGCCCCGATTTCTCCCTCGAGGAGATGCAGCAGATAGTTGAGACCATAGTCAGCTCGCTGGACCCCAACGCCAACGTCATCTGGGGAGCTAGGATAGATGAGTCCCTCAAGGGCTCGGTTCAGGTGCTCCTAGTGGTCACCGGAGTAGCATCGCCCACAGTGGAGGCAGCCCTCCAGGGAGAGCTGAGGGAGCCCTTCGTGGAGAGGGCCACCAAGCCCAAGGTGGAGAAAGCTGCTAAAGCGCTCCCCAGGGTGACGGAGAGGAAGACCATACCCATAGCCAGGGAAGTCAGGGAGAGGAGTGACTTAGGAATAGATGAGTTATGAGGGGAGGAGGATGCCGGAGAAGGAGAGGAAGGAGGGTTTAATAGATTACATAGTTCAGACTTTGAAGGTAGCTGAGAAACCGGGATGGGATGAGATCTGGGCAACTTTCAAGGTAACAGTGACTGGATTCTTCCTCATAGGGCTAATAGGGTTTCTGATCCAGTTAATAGCGCTTTACATAGCGGGTGGATGAGATGGAGCAGAGGCAATCCCTCTTCTTCCCCGTCAGGGTGATCTCTGGGAAGGAGATAAACATAATGAGGCTTCTCGTGAGCAGGGTCTCATCCACCGGGGCCAAAGTCAGATCGATAATATTCGTTCCCAAATTCAAGAACTACCTCTTCGTGGAAGCTGAGAGGGAATATGAAGTTAGGAAGCTCATAGCTGGCCTCAGCAAGCTCAGATTGGCATCTTCCAGCCCGGTACCCCCTCAGGAGATAGAGGATATATTATCCTCGGAGACAGCAGGCATGGAGATAGAGCCCGGTGATATAGTGAAGATTATTAAGGGGAATTTCAAGGGCTATAGGGCTGTGGTAATAGCCACACCGGAGGGCAAGAGTAAGATGCTGACGCTGAAGCTCCTGGATATAGATAGGGATTGGGAGGTGAAGATGCCCGTGATCAACGTTAAGCTACTGGAGAGGGGCAAGGGAGGTGGAGAAGTTGCCTAAGAAAATCGTGAGGGTCCTAATAGAGGGAGGCAAAGCTACACCGGGTCCCCCCCTCGGGCCAGCTCTAGGAGGGCTCGGCCTGAACATGGGGCAGATCGTGAAGGAGATAAACGAGAAGACGAGCAGCTACTCTGGAATGAGGGTACCGGTGGAGATAGAAGTCGATACCGAGACGAAGAAATTCGAGATAAGGGTCGGTACTCCCCCCACTTCCATGCTCATACTGAGGGAGCTTAAAGCTGAGAAAGGCTCATCCGACGCTTCGAAGAAGATAGGGAATTTGAAGATGGAGACCGTTGTGAATATAGCTAAGATGAAGCTGGCTAGCTCCAATACTCCCGAGCTCAAGCAGGTGGTGAAGCAGGTCCTCGGGACAGCCCTCTCGATGGGCGTAACAGTGGAGGGCAAGGACCCGAGGGAGGTACAGAGGGAAGTGGATTCCGGAGCTTGGGATAAGTTGTTGGGTGGTTGATATGTCCAAGCTGCTCACTGAGAGTGATTCCTTGAAGGTGATCAGGAGGATACTCGAGGGAAGCCCCAAGAGGAGGTTCAACGAGGCCGTGGATCTCGTAGTGGTTCTGAGGGGAATAGACCTGAAGAGGGATCCAAACGCGAAGATAAATGAGGTGGTGGAGCTCCCCCATTCACCGAGGAACAGGAAAACGAAGGTGGCTGTGATAGGGAAGGGAGAGTTCCTCTCTAAAGCTAAGGAAGCCGGTGCGGATAGAGTGCTCGAACCTGAGGAGATAGAGGCCATAGCTGCTAATAAGAGGGCCCTTAAGAAGCTGGCTAATGAGTACGATTTCTTCATAGCTCAAGCCGATGTCCTGCCCAAGATAGTGAAGTATATAGGTCCAGTACTCGGGCCCAGGAACAAGATGCCAATAAACCTGCCAGCCATGGCCGTGTCCCAGCTACCAGACCTTATAGAGAAGCTGAGGAGATCCGTGAGGATAAGGACGAAGGATCAGCCGATAATACATACGAAGGTGGGCTCGAGGGATATGAAGCCCGAGGAGATAGTTGAGAATATAAGGGCGGTGCTCTCAGCTATAGAGAGGAAGTACGAGGATCCATCCAAGATATCGAGGGTCTACGTGAAGACTACGATGGGGCCGGCTGAGGAGCTCCCGTTGGCGGCTGGGAGGAGGTGAATATGGCTCTGGAGACCGTGAGGAGGAGTAGTGCCAGGATAAGGAAGGAGGAGGCCATAAATAAGTTCCTGAAGCTCCTCAAGGAATACCCGACTGTGATGATCGGGGACTTCTCCAGGATACCCGCTAACCATTTCGAGAGAGTGAGGAGGGAGCTTTCCCCTGATGTCAAGTTCTTCGTCATGAAGAAGACTCTATTCAAGAAAGCCTGCGAGCTCTCAAATAGGGAGGGCCTGAAGAAGCTCTCAGAAATGGTGCCCCAGAGCTTAGTGGTCATATTCAGCAGGAAGGACCCATTCGATACCTACAAGCTCCTCTCAGAGAGGAAGACCGAGATATTCATGAAGCCCGGGGATGTAGCTGAGGAGGATGTCGTAATACCGGCTGGCCCGACGGATCTGGCTCCAGGTCCCATACTGATGGATCTGAGGGCCATGAATATACCTACGAAGATACAGGGAGGGAAGGTAGCTATAGCTGAGAGCGTGACCATCCTGAAGAAGGGCCAGAAGGCCTCAGCTCAGATAGCCGACCTCCTCAGGGCGCTGAACATAAAGCCCCTCAAAGTGGGCTTCAAGGTGACCGGGGCTATAGATGAGAGCGGCCTCATCTACTCACCTGAAGTGCTCTCCGTGACGAGGGAGGACATCCTCAGGCTACTGCAGGAAGCCCACATGAGGTCCTTGAACCTCGCTATAGAGTTGGGAGAGATAAACAGGCACACTTTAGCTCCTATGATGCAGAGAGCTGCTGCAAGGGCTATAGCTCTCTCAATGAGGCTGAACTGGGTCAGCGATCTCACCATACCGCTGCTGCTCAGGAAAGCAGTGCAGTTAGCGAAGTTCCTGAACGAGAAAATAGGGGGTTAGCCCCTCATCTCTCCCAAATATGGTTTATAGGATCTGAGTACATCCTCCCACTCCACATCCCCAAACAACCCTCTTTCTCTCTGCCATTTCTGAAGCCTGTATAGGGGCTCTATCAACTCCTTCTCGCTCTCGAATATCTCCCTCACCCTCGAGAATTCCTCTATGAGGTAATTTGCGACTAACTCCTTCAGATCCATCGGGTGGACTTCTCCAGCTATGTACATCCTCTCCAGT
The sequence above is drawn from the Candidatus Korarchaeum cryptofilum OPF8 genome and encodes:
- the ftsZ gene encoding cell division protein FtsZ, which gives rise to MIRTATRRVDEGVREIPQKVSPEDSSLKEFLEKVKARIVIMGVGGGGSNTITRLNAIGIDSVETVAVNTDAQHLLITTADRKLLIGKELCGGNGSGGDPHIGEEAARESADEIEEFLSGSDLLFIMAGLGGGTGTGASPVIAEIGKRVGAAVVSVVTLPFTAEGAKKREIAMKGLAKLASVSDTIVVVNNDKILEIAKELPLYQAFFISDEIVARAVKGVVELVVKPGLVNVDLADLRNVIESGGPAVLTFGESDGENRAMEAVDDALGNPLLDADISGGKAAIINITSGPDFSLEEMQQIVETIVSSLDPNANVIWGARIDESLKGSVQVLLVVTGVASPTVEAALQGELREPFVERATKPKVEKAAKALPRVTERKTIPIAREVRERSDLGIDEL
- a CDS encoding protein translocase SEC61 complex subunit gamma; translation: MSYEGRRMPEKERKEGLIDYIVQTLKVAEKPGWDEIWATFKVTVTGFFLIGLIGFLIQLIALYIAGG
- a CDS encoding transcription elongation factor Spt5; the protein is MEQRQSLFFPVRVISGKEINIMRLLVSRVSSTGAKVRSIIFVPKFKNYLFVEAEREYEVRKLIAGLSKLRLASSSPVPPQEIEDILSSETAGMEIEPGDIVKIIKGNFKGYRAVVIATPEGKSKMLTLKLLDIDRDWEVKMPVINVKLLERGKGGGEVA
- a CDS encoding 50S ribosomal protein L11, yielding MPKKIVRVLIEGGKATPGPPLGPALGGLGLNMGQIVKEINEKTSSYSGMRVPVEIEVDTETKKFEIRVGTPPTSMLILRELKAEKGSSDASKKIGNLKMETVVNIAKMKLASSNTPELKQVVKQVLGTALSMGVTVEGKDPREVQREVDSGAWDKLLGG
- a CDS encoding 50S ribosomal protein L1; translation: MSKLLTESDSLKVIRRILEGSPKRRFNEAVDLVVVLRGIDLKRDPNAKINEVVELPHSPRNRKTKVAVIGKGEFLSKAKEAGADRVLEPEEIEAIAANKRALKKLANEYDFFIAQADVLPKIVKYIGPVLGPRNKMPINLPAMAVSQLPDLIEKLRRSVRIRTKDQPIIHTKVGSRDMKPEEIVENIRAVLSAIERKYEDPSKISRVYVKTTMGPAEELPLAAGRR
- a CDS encoding 50S ribosomal protein L10 — its product is MALETVRRSSARIRKEEAINKFLKLLKEYPTVMIGDFSRIPANHFERVRRELSPDVKFFVMKKTLFKKACELSNREGLKKLSEMVPQSLVVIFSRKDPFDTYKLLSERKTEIFMKPGDVAEEDVVIPAGPTDLAPGPILMDLRAMNIPTKIQGGKVAIAESVTILKKGQKASAQIADLLRALNIKPLKVGFKVTGAIDESGLIYSPEVLSVTREDILRLLQEAHMRSLNLAIELGEINRHTLAPMMQRAAARAIALSMRLNWVSDLTIPLLLRKAVQLAKFLNEKIGG